A stretch of Aspergillus nidulans FGSC A4 chromosome VI DNA encodes these proteins:
- a CDS encoding uncharacterized protein (transcript_id=CADANIAT00010435), which yields MDGIDEADQMPVEAAPEDSDPLCYICSCGLRRGKEMTTDRKSLVLFHPLPWDENSGIIQSKKGHIDKALCATALRDEASAAGVGHALKQDRLRGLVIHARCWQVLLNHKIWALTNGDIRLIMEALRRKSVRDWQWKTPLRPAGMKLHEKASAVGLKKGDPFYSPRVLCMIRHARRRTRARLLIDRQSNNTYLRLDLLPTEILYLIANRLSSSDVVATQEAMGLYFGDAYWRSRIPSNFFHEVKGLREQTLDWEYLCLKLELLASHRYWGYAHNELLGRHWVLTQLDEVAKLVVH from the exons TGGGCTACGCCGGGGAAAAGAGATGACGACTGATAGAAAGTCTCTAGTCTTATTCCACCCGC TGCCCTGGGATGAGAACTCAGGCATTATTCAGTCCAAGAAAGGCCACATTGATAAAGCCCTCTGTGCTACAGCCCTCAGGGACGAGGCAAGCGCAGCTGGGGTAGGCCATGCCCTGAAGCAAGACAGGCTAAGGGGCCTTGTAATTCATGCTCGCTGCTGGCAAGTCCTTCTAAACCACAAGATCTGGGCCCTTACCAACGGCGATATACGTCTTATTATGGAAGCTTTGCGGCGCAAGAGCGTAAGGGACTGGCAGTGGAAGACGCCCCTCCGTCCAGCCGGGATGAAACTCCACGAAAAGGCGTCGGCTGTCGGGCTCAAAAAAGGAG ACCCGTTCTATAGCCCCCGCGTCTTGTGTATGATCCGCCACGCCCGCCGAAGAACACGCGCGAGGCTACTTATCGACAGGCAATCCAATAATACGTACCTGAGATTGGACCTTCTCCCCACGGAGATCCTATATCTGATTGCAAACCGCCTGTCGTCCTCCGATGTTGTCGCAACCCAGGAGGCAATGGGGTTGTATTTCGGTGATGCGTATTGGCGCTCGAGGATCCCCAGTAACTTCTTCCATGAAGTAAAGGGTTTGAGGGAACAGACGCTGGACTGGGAGTATCTCTGTCTGAAGCTGGAACTCTTGGCTTCTCATCGCTATTGGGGTTATGCGCACAATGAGCTACTAGGGAGACATTGGGTACTCACACAGTTGGACGAGGTTGCAAAGCTTGTTGTTCATTGA